The window TCACCTGTCAGCCTTTCACCAAGGTGAAGTGGCCCGGGCTCCCTCCCGTGTTGTCATTCTAGGTCTCCTGAGCTACATGGGGACAGAGCAGTATGGGGCCAGGAAGAGGGGACACAGCATCTGGATGTGTGGACGCTGAGGAGGCAGAAGCGAGCGCTGGCCCAGGAGTCCTGGGCTCCTGGGATTCTCATCCAGGACTGTGCTGTGCAGACTTGAGGCTGCAGGAGGCCgctgtgtgtgtgcagggcaGTGGAGGCAGAGCAGGCCTTCCCTCGGGGCTTCAGGTCCTGCTATCACAGCCAAGGACATGTGCACCTCTAGCTGAGGAGGAGGCCAGAGGCAGGGAGAAATCCTGCAGAGCTGACCCCTGCCCAGGGGTTTTCTCCCTGTTCTGGGGTCAGCTAGCTGGTACAGAAGGCTCAAGACAGCCCAGGTGGGCAAACACTACATCCAGGGCCCTGTGACTTCCCCAGCCCACAGACTTGACCCCCAAACAGGGGCAGCTTTTCCATGAACACTGATCcttcctgccccccacctccagcacTTCACCCACACAGAAGAGGCCTAACTACATGGGTGTAACTTGGTAGAGGGTAAAAATGAGATGCCTGGGCAAGGGAGAGGTCGGGTACAGAGCAGATGGCCAGTGACTGCCTTCTCTGTTGAAGCCCGTCTGTGGCCCATGTGCACAATCTGAGTGGCTCCTGACAAGCTCAGCTCACAGGGGAGCCCAGAAAGTTCCATGGTGGGACTGATGGGTCCTGgctgccctgcccacctctggATCAGGGGAAGCCCACCCCACCTGGGTCCGCCAGCCCCTATGGCAGGTCCAGTAGGGCGTGCTCGGCGTACAGCTTCTGGGAGATGTTGTAGACACGCTCAATAAAGGGCAGGGCCTCATCTAGCATCTCCACAGCCTGTTCGGAGGACCCAACATTCATGGACTCCAAGAAGACCTTGCGTGTGGGCAGCGCACAGAAAGCCACAGTGACAGCCCGGCGGATGATCCAGGGGTGGTAGGTGGCCAGCGAGGCGTTGTAGGAGTCGGTGCAGAGTACGGAGGTGCGTGCGTCCTCAGGGCTTGTGCGGACACCTTCCAGGAAGAGCTGCAGCCAGCGCAGCGCACGGTGTAGCCGGAGCACCGTCCGGCAGCCTGAGTTGGGGTGGCGTGAGCGCCGCTCCAGGTCCACCAGTTGGTTGCCCACTTCGTAGGCAACCATGGCCTGCAGGCTGCTGTAGTGCTCCTGTTGGGGGCCGCTTCGCAGCTGGTCCATGATCTGCAGCTTTGTCACGACATCCTTGGAGATGAATGAGAAGATGGTGCCCAGACTATTCAGGAACCTGCAGGAAGAGAGCAGGCACTCTCAGCCTGGGTGTGGGCGAGACCACTCCCACCTCCTGGGCCGCAAGTGAGTATGGCCGACCTGCACTGGGCCGACGGGATACAGGTGGGACGTGTGGCCGGGGAAGCCCCTCGCGCACCTGACCAGCCCCCTCCAGCCAGCGAGGTAGTATTCCAGCAGCACCTCCTCCTTCTCATTGAGACACTGCTTGAAACTGACCAGGACGACTTTCAGATTGAACTCTGACTCCAAGTCATCCATTTTCAACAGGAGCTGGAACACACAGGGGGTTGGGCTGTGGGTTGTCTCCTGGTGAGAAGGCTCCTCTTTGGGTCATTATTTTGGGGAGGGGGAGTAGAGGCAGTTGGAAAGAAACAGCTGGGATCCCATGGCTCCCCAGTGAAAACCCATGAGGACTCCCAACCCCAGgtcagcccctcctccccagaaGCCACCTTGCTCTGCTTGGGCCACAGCAGGACCCTTTGCTTTCAGCATGGCCCCCCATAACTCAGCCTTGTCAAACCTGATACATCTCACTTGTGGAAAGCATCTGTGCTCGGGTTTTCTTGCTTGTTTATAGACTGTGTCTCTCCAGGGTGTGTCTGTTCCTACTAACTGGAGAAGTATTTGCTGAGTCCCCATGCAGAGCCAGGCAGCCACCTGGGTGCACTGTGAGTGCAACCAACAGCCCAGCCCACTGGGATGACATCCTAGTggtgggtgtgtgcgtgtgtggttTTTAACAAAGACAGGAAGTCCAACATAGCAAGTAAAAGGATGAGAACCACGGAGAGACAGACTGTGGGTGGAAGCAGGGGGGGCGTCATGCCCTTCCATGCTTGACGCTATATCCCCAAACCCAAAACAGAGGCTGTGGGGTCAGCGTTTGCCAGAGGACAGACACCAGATATTCCACCCCTACAGTAACTGGAGCCTGGTGAGAATGTAGGAAGAGGGCAAGGAGATGTCATGTCCCACACAGAAGGAAGGCTGGACATAGGCCCTCCCCCGGTCCCAGGGACTCCAGAAGTGCCCCAGGCCACAGAACTCCTCTAGATTCTGCTGGCATTCCCACAATCACGCCACAAACACTCAAGTGCCCAAGGTTAGCAGATGCTCCTGGacaccccagcccctgcctccctGCATGCCCAGGGCTGCAATGTGGTGTGGCTCTGATGGGCCCTGGAGACTAGGCTGTGTCTCATCTCATTGTCCAGGACAAGATCTCACCCCTTTGGGCACAGGGGTTCCTGGGCCCTCAGTGCTGGAAGTCTTGTGAGAGCCTGCATGGGAGGAGACCATTTGAGCTGTGGTGAGAGCCCAGCCAAGAGAGCACACGTGGATCCCTTCCATACCATGGGCAAGTCATGCACTGACCTAAGATCTTGTCCCACAGGTTTAGGGAAAATGGGCCAGCACACCCTGCCCTACCCACCACCCAGGTTGCTGGGAGCCTCTGATGGGGCCCAGTGGGTGCTGAGGCCCTGCAGGCCCTATGCCTTTGTCACACGCCTGGTACTAGGTGGAGTGCCCGGTGGTGAGCTCACCCCGTCTTCAGGTGTGGGGGACAGCAGTGCCTGGCCTCAGGAAGAAGACACTGGGAGGCTTCCAGCATAACCCTCCCCTCTCTCAGGGCCTCAGTGTCCTGTCCACCGAACAGATGGCCTCTGAGGCCCTCAGGGCTACCTTCCTGGTCACCAGCCATCCTGTGGGCCTAGCCTTCCTGCCCGGAACCTGAGCCAGCAGCCAACGGGAGGTGCCAGCAGCCTTTCAGAGCTTGGAAACAACAGGAAGGGCAGTGGCGGCGCAGCGGCGTCGGGCAGGCTGCCAGCTCCGGGGAGGTGATGCAGGGAATCGCGAAGGCTCCCCCAGGGGCAGCCCATGGCCCCAAGGTCAGGGCT is drawn from Bubalus kerabau isolate K-KA32 ecotype Philippines breed swamp buffalo chromosome 5, PCC_UOA_SB_1v2, whole genome shotgun sequence and contains these coding sequences:
- the CPTP gene encoding ceramide-1-phosphate transfer protein isoform X1, with the translated sequence MDDLESEFNLKVVLVSFKQCLNEKEEVLLEYYLAGWRGLVRFLNSLGTIFSFISKDVVTKLQIMDQLRSGPQQEHYSSLQAMVAYEVGNQLVDLERRSRHPNSGCRTVLRLHRALRWLQLFLEGVRTSPEDARTSVLCTDSYNASLATYHPWIIRRAVTVAFCALPTRKVFLESMNVGSSEQAVEMLDEALPFIERVYNISQKLYAEHALLDLP
- the CPTP gene encoding ceramide-1-phosphate transfer protein isoform X2, whose product is MRRRRCCWNTTSLAGGGWSGARGASPATRPTCIPSAQCRFLNSLGTIFSFISKDVVTKLQIMDQLRSGPQQEHYSSLQAMVAYEVGNQLVDLERRSRHPNSGCRTVLRLHRALRWLQLFLEGVRTSPEDARTSVLCTDSYNASLATYHPWIIRRAVTVAFCALPTRKVFLESMNVGSSEQAVEMLDEALPFIERVYNISQKLYAEHALLDLP